One part of the Salvelinus sp. IW2-2015 linkage group LG28, ASM291031v2, whole genome shotgun sequence genome encodes these proteins:
- the LOC111954455 gene encoding uncharacterized protein gives MMAASLGISIALSLLYLGVLGSPKGYSIPEGVAIQSECRDRYLWVHVGWSGNAPQFEAVDAAGVHPIDEKNASRCGYTISTFKMDGYTTLRASYFSCHIDNQNDEVFTFQFNIIVMDAKDRQSCYPLSQTCSLLLPWSQREVICEEDYMEVTVGRDVPCTTSEGTSKEAWRAAHSVAQNIANSAWQVMFLKDEDEMATMPITEARRLGYELSATPKRVVFRSPYRQNHSEIIMVDGVAVEVIHGTVFFSQKMMVVMIDISVACTINPGYFDGVRLLWETPRIMTPLVHSGFGFESKQINVGVESQLLDEGTARARGYTLEVKGLMVQMGVPFGAEGGYRKSLVTNNIYREMYVAFLFYEHVFSHVYTDGSTVETRHRLLRVVDTPLLCRHPFTIDVDALPPYHKTSFEEHTFNVYLGNIPHDVALMGVKLNEKQFSVSDAAEHGYTISKIVHANGTHAYTIRVPFDDKAVHRTYLGEGLFQYSMDMNYTLSIMPQEEAYYHLASVMEQLSNAFPPELKGVCTRGGIVFDMTQPRLGYLWEIGVGHDPLTPELVAERGYNLRNESHILTLEVPLFTVGYTYEDINLRHFYGIFEIHSRDSRTLEIQTATATRCLFRRDQLIICSTDGIMTVVTSTKTTWPAVNPRSTTLLDRTCKPKLMDDSRVLFEFGLNTCNTTVMVEDSSVVYENEILSYSELILDSASFIARHSKFRLTVRCLYPLSSVSRLFVDKTFKSEMPGVGSIKFTGSNKDGAANKPEPDCPQQVPTNTESVQVIGTQPSPSNHEVLQTGGLYSTNYGSLTVDNTLDPSLGHYSGLQRSGAPQSSSNVQSVLNRYGLVQGGSAYGTGQHKLSDNDTPAINVYESTQDVNTPHQKGMGIRPETDRGSRLGGYGQFPIHSPVQGDGIKDIPGHYRPTSAKMINAQSSILNPVPSHIISTPGGSTQNAQQHLRPHPNYESKRPSNSAQHEMYNAVQSAKLHKPATSHHATVQTVNNKPTLSDTTAQSGSTSQHSGGNVLSGLGRYSQYGVLQSSDGISIPQQYVKPASEQYTPDNVKTPRHYDTPSKVNPFLASYVYQNTEVQPGSNYNTDAQRFGVKQVLPANVHGSSQVSNSFQQVPSHKVPLGDRAQGTSSYVKPASRDNFVVQGVDHQPTTSKVPAYSTYGDSQSGLSQVPGHDSLGHDETSFGEMKPTKAQLAPIKMLVPSQLSVNKYGPSKGQYVKPASGHYGSSVGRTEIVYSGAKHNTDYHNTAQGTVYQASDNVQSTPHGHQPSQMGTITQPNPSNTKPVHSGISQSHKLHNSAASSFYGTSQDKNYVPVASEYDASKSNHVQPASNQYVGTQTSIVTPGPYSVTLQKLATSLHAASQPHVQPTTSRYGAAQHIAIKLALSQHQVSQSDRVKPATSKYVTLQHHSIQQVPGQDVSQSSSAKPATSTSQSVPSQYDGSQSSRVAQAPIGTIPFQQNIIHHTSNQDRGPQSVRVEPTPKSAPTQSNINQQSTGQYGGSRSYRVEPAPQQIRIQPATSGIREPSPGQSASSHLNIDQQATSAYRGSQSHRRTPAPSKYGASTVQYAAKGHERNLLAVISGSNVDTDGSDPCVECSLGNSGGNSNFIKVSSGGQPMVSQDTGAQDNPSCVSPIYCLFNQGSAQSGRAQSVEKQQDFSQSHTVQDPPSHFQPTSQAGKINGQPDPIHGTTSNFHQPVQHGGHLQALNRGETTLGHHGSAQLTSAQLSPSQVKPTSSRYSKYQDGFSKNAYGAVQSANGAYENTQGGNGQPNRRQHGSPLSFYRAVQVSAKKPLSMTSVQSPRYGVVQTGNIQRDRNPNTRSQYDANCLGCGQTLSDHHGYLSSLKGTQGGAENNPNNLNYISTEKEKVTNLPKVISGNYIDAEGSHENCPDNSGPRSNNPLNTRSSDPGRYGGSVHEGILRGKRG, from the exons GTAACTGTGGGGAGAGATGTGCCTTGTACTACCTCTGAAGGAACCTCAAAGGAAGCATGGAGGGCTGCCCATTCTGTT GCACAAAATATAGCCAATTCTGCATGGCAGGTAATGTTCCTAAAGGATGAGGATGAAATGGCCACCATGCCCATCACCGAAGCCCGTCGACTGGGTTACGAGCTGAGTGCCACTCCGAAAAGGGTTGTCTTCCGCTCTCCCTACAGACAAAATCACTCGGAAATCATAATG GTTGACGGTGTTGCGGTGGAGGTCATTCACGGGACAGTGTTCTTCAGTCAGAAAATGATGGTGGTCATGATTGACATATCTGTGGCCTGCACCATaa ACCCAGGATACTTTGACGGGGTCAGGCTACTCTGGGAGACCCCCAGGATCATGACACCGTTGGTTCACAGCGGCTTTGGCTTTGAGAGCAAGCAGATCAACGTGGGCGTGGAGAGCCAACTGCTAGATGAGGGCACAGCGAGGGCCAGGGGCTACACTCTAGAAGTCAAAGGTCTCATGGTACAGATGGGTGTCCCCTTTGGTGCCGAAGGAGGATATAGGAAG agtttggtgacaaacaatatCTACCGGGAGATGTACGTGGCTTTCCTGTTCTATGAGCATGTGTTCTCTCATGTCTACACTGATGGTAGCACTGTTGAAACGAGACACCGGCTGCTCAGGGTAGTGGACACTCCATTGCTGTGCCGGCACCCCTTCACCATTGATGTCGACGCCCTTCCTCCATACCACA AGACCAGTTTTGAAGAGCATACGTTCAACGTGTACTTGGGGAACATTCCTCACGATGTGGCTCTGATGGGAGTGAAGTTGAATGAAAAGCAGTTCTCTGTGTCAGATGCTGCAGAACATGGCTACACCATCAGTAAGATCGTCCATGCCAATGGCACCCATGCCTATACTATCAGGGTTCCTTTTGACGACAAGGCTGTGCATAGGACG TACTTAGGTGAGGGGCTCTTCCAGTACTCCATGGACATGAACTACACGTTAAGCATCATGCCCCAGGAAGAGGCTTACTACCATCTAGCCTCTGTTATGGAACAGCTCAGCAACGCAT TCCCTCCTGAGCTCAAAGGGGTTTGCACAAGAGGAGGCATTGTCTTTGACATGACCCAGCCAAGACTGGGATACCTGTGGGAGATCGGGGTCGGTCATGACCCTCTAACACCTGAGCTGGTGGCTGAAAGAGGGTACAACCTGCGAAACGAAAGCCATATTTTGACCTTGGAGGTGCCACTGTTCACTGTTGGCTACACTTATGAG GATATCAACTTGAGGCATTTTTATGGCATATTTGAAATACACTCAAGAGATTCAAGGACTTTGGAGATCCAGACAGCAACAGCAACACGCTGTCTTTTCAGACGTGATCAGCTTATAA TCTGTTCAACTGATGGGATCATGACTGTGGTGACCAGTACAAAAACTACCTGGCCTGCAGTGAATCCACGCAGTACGACCCTCTTGGACAGAACCTGTAAACCCAAATTAATGGACGACTCAAGAGTGCTGTTTGAGTTTGGCTTGAACACGTGCAACACCACGGTTATG GTTGAAGACTCTTCTGTAGTGTATGAAAACGAGATCCTGTCTTATAGTGAGCTCATACTTGACAGCGCTTCTTTCATCGCCAGGCATTCTAAATTCAG ACTCACAGTGCGATGCCTCTACCCACTTAGCTCAGTCAGTAGGCTGTTTGTGGACAAGACTTTTAAATCTGAAATGCCTGGGGTTGGCTCAATCAAATTCACAGGCAGCAACAAAG ATGGCGCAGCCAATAAACCAGAGCCTGACTGTCCACAGCAAGTTCCCACCAACACTGAAAGTGTCCAGGTTATCGGCACACAACCTTCTCCAAGCAATCATGAGGTGTTACAGACAGGGGGGCTTTATAGTACCAACTATGGATCTTTAACAGTTGACAACACCCTGGATCCTTCTCTCGGCCATTACAGTGGTCTCCAAAGAAGTGGTGCCCCACAATCATCCAGCAATGTACAAAGTGTTCTGAATCGCTATGGACTTGTGCAAGGTGGAAGTGCTTATGGTACTGGCCAACACAAATTAAGTGATAATGACACCCCAGCCATAAACGTCTATGAATCCACCCAGGATGTTAATACTCCACATCAAAAGGGTATGGGAATCAGGCCTGAAACTGATAGAGGCAGCAGGCTTGGTGGATATGGGCAATTTCCCATCCACAGCCCGGTCCAGGGTGACGGGATCAAAGATATCCCAGGCCACTATAGGCCTACATCTGCAAAGATGATCAATGCCCAATCTAGTATTCTCAATCCAGTTCCCAGCCACATAATCAGTACTCCTGGTGGCAGCACTCAAAATGCACAGCAACATTTGAGACCTCACCCAAACTATGAGAGTAAGAGACCAAGCAACTCTGCCCAACATGAGATGTACAATGCTGTACAATCAGCAAAGTTGCACAAACCAGCCACAAGCCATCATGCAACTGTTCAAACGGTGAACAATAAGCCCACTTTAAGCGACACCACTGCACAAAGTGGCAGCACATCGCAGCATTCTGGCGGTAACGTCCTCTCTGGCTTAGGACGCTATAGCCAATATGGTGTTTTGCAAAGTTCTGATGGCATATCTATCCCCCAGCAATATGTCAAGCCAGCCAGTGAACAATATACTCCTGACAATGTCAAGACCCCAAGACACTATGACACTCCAAGCAAGGTAAACCCTTTCCTTGCTTCCTATGTTTACCAGAATACTGAAGTACAACCTGGTTCCAACTACAACACAGATGCCCAGCGTTTTGGTGTGAAACAAGTCCTTCCTGCTAATGTGCATGGTTCTTCTCAAGTAAGTAACAGCTTCCAGCAAGTTCCCAGTCACAAGGTCCCACTAGGTGACCGTGCCCAAGGTACCTCAAGTTATGTGAAACCTGCTTCCAGAGACAACTTTGTTGTCCAAGGTGTAGATCATCAACCTACCACCAGCAAAGTCCCTGCATACAGCACGTATGGGGATAGCCAAAGTGGTTTATCTCAAGTTCCCGGTCATGATAGTCTCGGCCATGATGAAACCTCCTTTGGAGAAATGAAGCCCACCAAAGCTCAATTGGCACCAATTAAGATGCTTGTACCTAGCCAACTTTCTGTAAACAAATATGGACCTAGCAAGGGACAATATGTCAAGCCAGCTTCAGGCCATTATGGATCCTCAGTTGGCAGGACTGAAATTGTCTACAGTGGTGCAAAACATAACACAGACTATCACAACACAGCACAGGGCACGGTCTACCAAGCTTCAGACAATGTCCAGTCTACCCCTCATGGCCATCAGCCTTCACAAATGGGAACTATCACTCAACCTAACCCCAGCAATACAAAACCTGTTCACTCTGGTATTAGCCAAAGCCACAAACTTCATAATAGTGCAGCCTCTAGCTTCTATGGAACCAGCCAGGACAAAAATTATGTCCCTGTGGCTAGCGAGTATGATGCTTCCAAAAGCAATCATGTCCAACCAGCTTCTAACCAGTATGTGGGAACGCAAACCAGTATTGTTACACCTGGTCCGTACAGTGTAACTCTGCAGAAACTAGCTACTAGCCTGCATGCTGCCTCTCAACCACATGTCCAACCCACTACTAGCCGGTATGGTGCTGCTCAACACATTGCAATCAAACTTGCCCTTAGCCAACATCAAGTTTCACAAAGTGACAGAGTTAAACCTGCTACTAGCAAGTATGTAACCCTTCAGCACCACAGCATCCAACAAGTTCCTGGCCAGGATGTTTCTCAAAGCAGTAGTGCTAAACCTGCCACAAGCACATCTCAATCGGTGCCTAGCCAGTATGATGGTTCTCAAAGCAGCAGAGTTGCCCAAGCCCCTATTGGGACTATTCCTTTTCAGCAGAACATCATACATCATACTTCTAACCAGGACAGGGGTCCACAAAGTGTCAGAGTTGAACCTACTCCCAAGTCTGCTCCTACTCAAAGTAATATCAACCAACAATCTACTGGCCAGTATGGAGGTTCACGAAGCTACAGAGTTGAGCCAGCACCACAACAGATCAGGATCCAACCTGCCACTAGTGGCATAAGGGAACCCTCTCCCGGTCAGTCTGCTTCTTCTCACCTAAACATTGACCAACAAGCTACAAGTGCGTATAGAGGTTCACaaagccacagaagaactccAGCTCCTAGCAAGTATGGTGCTTCTACTGTTCAGTATGCAGCAAAAGGACACGAGCGAAATCTGCTTGCAGTCATAAGTGGTAGCAATGTTGATACTGACGGATCAGATCCTTGTGTGGAATGTTCCCTGGGCAACTCTGGAGGAAATTCAAACTTCATAAAAGTTAGCAGTGGAGGCCAGCCTATGGTTTCTCAAGACACTGGTGCCCAAGACAATCCCAGCTGTGTCAGTCCTATTTATTGTTTGTTCAACCAAGGGTCAGCCCAAAGTGGTAGAGCCCAATCAGTGGAAAAGCAACAGGACTTTTCCCAGAGCCACACTGTCCAGGATCCACCTAGCCATTTCCAACCAACATCTCAGGCTGGGAAAATAAATGGCCAACCTGACCCCATTCATGGTACCACTTCTAACTTCCATCAGCCTGTGCAGCATGGTGGTCATCTTCAAGCATTAAACAGAGGTGAAACTACACTAGGCCACCATGGGTCTGCACAGCTTACCAGTGCCCAGCTGTCACCCAGCCAAGTAAAACCAACTTCCAGCCGTTACAGTAAATACCAAGATGGTTTTAGCAAGAATGCTTATGGAGCTGTCCAATCAGCCAATGGTGCCTATGAGAACACCCAGGGTGGCAATGGCCAACCTAATCGTAGGCAACATGGGTCACCTTTAAGCTTCTATAGAGCTGTTCAAGTTAGTGCTAAGAAACCTTTATCAATGACCAGTGTTCAATCCCCAAGATACGGGGTTGTACAAACAGGCAATATCCAACGAGACAGAAACCCCAACACTCGTAGTCAGTATGACGCAAACTGTCTTGGTTGTGGACAAACTCTTTCAGATCACCATGGGTACTTATCTAGCCTCAAAGGCACGCAAGGTGGAGCTGAGAATAATCCCAACAACTTGAACTACATCTCTACAGAAAAAGAAAAAGTTACAAACCTGCCCAAAGTCATCAGTGGTAACTATATTGATGCTGAAGGATCACATGAAAACTGTCCTGACAACTCTGGGCCAAGATCAAATAACCCTCTAAACACCAGGAGCAGTGACCCGGGCCGCTATGGTGGTAGTGTGCATGAAGGCATCTTGAGAG GTAAGCGTGGATAA